In a single window of the Dryobates pubescens isolate bDryPub1 chromosome Z, bDryPub1.pri, whole genome shotgun sequence genome:
- the STRIP2 gene encoding striatin-interacting protein 2, which produces MGWLPQWRQLHVGTTKASRVRANGRLGAVSGAWPGGRPPRVRRRCRSAERMEAAGAAAPASAPALAQVSAPGRARSVQPQPSAQPPAQPKNRELFRSQRKESEGSVDCPNLEFEYGDTDGHGAELAELYSYTEEPELNTNRRCFEEDFHTQVQGKRWLELDVGQQKAYVMRLLDGLEVVNRDKRLKVARAILYLAQGVFGDCDNEGDVLYWSRHNSFLLYQLGTFTAFLELLNMEIDNSQACSSALRKPAISLADSTELRVLLGVMYLMVENIRVEQEEDPPEWKTCRETFRMELGFPVHSDEPFALLLFMMVTKFCSGHAPHFPMKKVLLLLWKVLLFTLGGFEALQAMKVRKREELGLPPLPEDSIQVMRSMRAASPPTYSIELMEQQQQKRGHRSRRPLVKQDSLDIYNERDPFKNDEAGVDEEENDDVDSGIEGELDLMERDTIIPAMPAHHPSIERVSFPKGLPWAPKVRQKDIEHFLEASRNKFIGFTLGQDTETLIGLPRPIHESVKTLKQHKYVSISDVQIKNEEELEKCPMSLGEEEVQETPCEILYRAMLYNLPQYMIALLKILLAAAPTSKAKTDSINILADVLPEEMPITVLQSMKLGIDVNRHKEIIVKSISAVLLLLLKHFKLNHIYQFEYVSQHLVFANCIPLILKFFNQNIMSYITAKNSISVLDYPHCTVCDLPELTAESLEAGDNNQFCWRNLFSCINLLRILNKLTKWKHSRTMMLVVFKSAPILKRALKVKQAMMQLYVLKLLKIQTKYLGRQWRKSNMKTMSAIYQKVRHRMNDDWAYGNDIDARPWDFQAEECTLRANIEAFNSRRYDKPQDSEFAPVDNCLQSVLGQRLELPEDFHYSYELWLEREVFSQPIRWEELLHYQ; this is translated from the exons CGAGCCAATGGGCGCTTAGGGGCCGTGTCCGGGGCGTGGCCTGGGGGCCGGCCCCCACGTGTTCGCCGGCGCTGCAGAAGCGCGGAGCGGATGGAGGCGGCGGGGGCAGCGGCTCCGGCCTCGGCCCCGGCTCTGGCACAGGTGTCGGCTCCGGGAAGGGCTCGATCGGTtcaaccccagccctcagcgcaacctccagcccagcccaagaACCGGGAGCTCTTCAGGAGCCAGCGGAAAGAGTCTGAG GGCTCGGTGGATTGTCCCAACCTGGAGTTTGAATACGGGGACACTGATGGGCATGGAGCTGAGCTAGCAG AGCTCTACAGCTACACTGAGGAGCCCGAACTCAACACTAACAGGAGATGCTTTGAGGAGGATTTTCACACTCAAG TGCAAGGCaagaggtggctggagctggatgtggGTCAGCAGAAGGCTTATGTCATGCGCCTGCTGGATGGGCTAGAGGTGGTCAACAGGGACAAGCGGCTCAAAGTGGCACGAGCCATCCTCTACCTGGCACAAG GTGTCTTTGGAGACTGTGATAATGAAGGTGATGTCCTGTACTGGTCTCGGCACAACAGCTTCCTCCTGTATCAGCTGGGAACCTTTACTGccttcctggagctgctcaacaTGGAGATTGA CAAcagccaggcctgcagcagtgccctgcgGAAGCCAGCCATCTCGCTGGCTGACAGCACGGAGCTCAG ggtgctgcttgGTGTCATGTACCTGATGGTAGAAAACATCCgtgtggagcaggaggaggacccCCCTGAGTGGAAAACCTGCCGGGAGACcttcaggatggagctgg GTTTCCCTGTGCACAGTGATGAGCCAtttgctcttctgctcttcATGATGGTGACCAAGTTCTGCAGTGGCCATGCTCCACACTTCCCCATGAAGAAGGTCTTGCTCTTGCTCTGGAAGGTGCTTCTG TTCACATTGGGTGGATTTGAAGCCCTGCAAGCAATGAAGgtgaggaagagggaggagctggggctgccaccCTTGCCAGAGGACAGCATCCAGGTGATGCGCAGCATGCGGGCAGCTTCACCTCCCACCTACTCCATCGAGctcatggagcagcagcagcagaagcgtGGTCACCGTAGCCGAAGG cccctggtgaAGCAAGACAGTTTGGACATCTACAACGAGAGAGACCCCTTCAAGAATGATGAAGCAGGAGTTGATGAAGAGGAGAATGATGACgtggacagtgggattgagggggaactggacctgatggagcgggACACAATTATTCCTGCAATGCctgctcatcacccatccattGAGAGGGTGTCATTCCCCAAAGGGCTCCCCTGGGCCCCCAAAGTCAG ACAGAAAGACATCGAGCATTTCCTGGAAGCCAGCAggaacaaattcattggattcACGTTGGGACA AGACACTGAGACCCTGATAGGGCTACCACGACCCATTCATGAGAGCGTGAAGACACTGAAGCAG CACAAGTATGTTTCCATCTCAGATGTCCAGATCAAGAatgaagaggagctggagaagtgCCCCATGTCTCTG GGGGAAGAGGAAGTCCAAGAAACCCCTTGTGAGATCTTGTATCGAGCAATGTTGTACAATCTCCCCCAGTACATG ATAGCTTTGCTGAAGATCCTCCTTGCTGCAGCACCAACCTCCAAAGCCAAGACCGACTCCATCAACATCCTGGCAGATGTGTTGCCTGAAGAGATGCC CATCACTGTTCTTCAGAGTATGAAATTGGGGATTGATGTGAACAGGCACAAAGAGATCATCGTGAAGAGCATCtcagcagtcctgctgctgctcctcaagcACTTCAAGCTGAACCACATCTACCAG TTTGAGTACGTGTCCCAACATTTGGTGTTTGCCAACTGCATCCCACTGATTCTGAAGTTCTTCAACCAGAACATCATGTCTTACATCACTGCTAAAAACAG CATCTCTGTCCTGGATTATCCACACTGCACAGTCTGTGATTTGCCTGAGCTCACAGCAGAAAGCCTG GAAGCTGGAGACAACAACCAGTTCTGCTGGAGAAATTTGTTCTCCTGCATTAACTTGCTGAGGATCCTCAACAAGCTGACCAAGTGGAAACACTCAAGGACGATG ATGCTGGTAGTCTTTAAGTCAGCCCCAATACTGAAGCGAGCTCTGAAGGTGAAGCAGGCCATGATGCAGCTCTACGTCCTCAAACTATTGAAGATCCAGACCAAATACCTGGGGCGCCAGTGGAGGAAGAGCAACATGAAAACCATGTCTGCCATTTACCAGAAGGTGCGGCACCGCATGAACGACGACTGGGCCTATGGCAATG ATATTGATGCCAGACCATGGgatttccaggctgaagaatgCACCCTGAGAGCCAACATTGAAGCCTTCAACAGCCGGAGATATGACAAACCTCAAGATTCAGAGTTTGCACCAGTGGACAACTGCCTGCAGAGTGTGTTGGGACAGCGGCTGGAGCTCCCTGAGGACTTTCACTACTCCTATGAGCTCTGGCTGGAGCGGGAGGTGTTTTCCCAACCCATTCgctgggaagagctgctgcactACCAGTGA
- the SMKR1 gene encoding small lysine-rich protein 1, protein MADDFNDCYNLESKHGFGGSLLMLVNHHRVQEFVAGKSGQPKGGKGKKAKKKGKKVLKEVKEVKKVDILGPDAMLNVYYVCHNAPACLELRGFSWPGSPKKKGKKKKSGARK, encoded by the exons ATGGCTGATGACTTTAATGATTGTTACAACCTAGAGAGCAAACATGGATTTGGTGGAAGCCTCTTAATGCTTGTGAACCACCACAGAGTACAGGAATTTGTG GCAGGTAAAAGTGGCCAACCCAAGGGTGGCAAAGGCAAAAAGgccaagaagaaaggaaagaaggtgCTGAAGGAGGTAAAGGAGGTGAAGAAAGTGGATATCCTCGGCCCAGATGCCATGCTCAATGTCTACTACGTCTGTCACAAcgctcctgcctgcctggagctCCGGGGCTTTTCCTGGCCTGGCTCCCCcaaaaagaaggggaagaaaaaaaaatcaggggcCAGAAAATGA